The following are from one region of the Carassius gibelio isolate Cgi1373 ecotype wild population from Czech Republic chromosome A13, carGib1.2-hapl.c, whole genome shotgun sequence genome:
- the LOC128026058 gene encoding BTB/POZ domain-containing protein 3-like, translating to MNRLMVDAKGRNMKCLTFLLMLPESVKSKSSKGSKKGSPSSSSKLPPVCYEIITLKSKKKKKMAAEIFPTKKPASVPTVQQYQQQNLNNNNTIQCCNWQGLYSTIRERNAVMFNNELMADIRFVVGQSGGTQRLPGHKYVLAVGSSVFHAMFYGELAEDKDEIRIPDVEPPAFLAMLKYIYCDEIDLSADTVLATLYAAKKYIVPHLARACVNFLETSLSAKNACILLSQSCLFEEPDLTQRCWEVIDAQAELALKSEGFCDIDAQTLECILRRETLNAKEIVVFEAALSWAEAECQRREMHTTIDNKRKVLGQAVYLIRIPTMGLDDFANGAAQSGVLTLNETNDIFLWYTAAKKPELQFVCQPRKGLTPQKCHRFQSCAYRSNQWRYRGRCDSIQFAVDKRVFIAGFGLYGSSCGSAEYTAKIELKRQGVVLGTNISKYFSDGSSNTFPVWFEYPVQIEPDTFYTASVVLDGSELSYFGQEGMTEVQCGKVTFQFQCSSDSTNGTGVQGGQIPELIFYA from the exons ATGAACAGACTCATGGTGGATGCCAAGGGAAGGAACATGAAATGTCTGACGTTCTTGTTGATGCTTCCAGAGTCAGTTAAGAGCAAGTCCAGTAAAGGCTCTAAAAAGGGGAGTCCCAGCAGCTCATCCAAGCTGCCCCCTGTGTGCTATGAGATCATCACCTTGAAatccaagaagaagaagaagatggcaGCGGAGATCTTTCCCACTAAGAAGCCGGCGTCAGTCCCCACGGTGCAGCAGTACCAGCAGCAGAActtgaacaacaacaacaccatccAATGCTGCAACTGGCAGGGCCTGTACTCCACCATCAGGGAGAG AAATGCTGTGATGTTTAATAATGAACTGATGGCTGACATTCGCTTTGTCGTCGGTCAGTCCGGAGGAACTCAGAGGCTCCCGGGACACAAG tatGTTCTTGCTGTGGGAAGCTCGGTTTTCCATGCCATGTTCTATGGAGAGTTGGCAGAGGACAAGGATGAGATCCGTATCCCTGATGTAGAACCTCCAGCCTTTCTGGCTATGCTGAA GTACATTTACTGTGATGAAATTGACTTGAGTGCTGACACTGTACTGGCAACATTATATGCAGCCAAAAAGTACATAGTCCCGCACCTGGCTCGGGCTTGTGTCAACTTCTTGGAAACAAGTTTGAGTGCCAAGAATGCATGTATTCTTCTATCACAGAGCTGTCTGTTTGAAGAGCCAGACCTAACGCAACGCTGCTGGGAAGTTATTGACGCTCAGGCTGAGCTGGCACTTAAATCCGAGGGCTTTTGTGACATTGATGCTCAGACCTTGGAGTGCATCCTCAGACGGGAGACTCTGAACGCCAAGGAGATTGTAGTGTTTGAAGCCGCACTAAGCTGGGCAGAGGCTGAATGTCAGCGGAGGGAAATGCACACAACTATCGACAACAAACGCAAGGTATTGGGCCAAGCCGTCTACCTGATCCGCATCCCAACCATGGGTCTTGATGATTTCGCCAATGGTGCTGCACAATCAGGAGTGTTAACACTAAACGAGACCAATGACATTTTCTTATGGTACACAGCAGCTAAGAAACCCGAGCTGCAATTCGTCTGCCAACCTCGTAAAGGATTGACGCCACAGAAGTGTCATCGCTTCCAGTCTTGCGCCTACCGCAGCAACCAGTGGCGTTATCGCGGACGCTGTGACAGCATTCAGTTTGCTGTTGATAAACGAGTGTTTATCGCTGGTTTTGGGCTCTATGGCTCGAGCTGTGGATCTGCTGAGTATACCGCAAAGATTGAGCTCAAACGGCAAGGAGTTGTCCTGGGAACCAATATTAGCAAGTACTTTTCAGATGGATCCAGCAACACCTTCCCAGTTTGGTTCGAGTATCCGGTTCAGATTGAGCCTGACACTTTCTATACGGCCAGTGTGGTTCTCGACGGAAGTGAGCTGAGTTATTTTGGACAAGAGGGTATGACAGAAGTTCAGTGTGGGAAGGTGACCTTCCAGTTTCAGTGCTCTTCGGACAGTACCAATGGCACAGGAGTGCAAGGTGGCCAAATTCCAGAGCTCATTTTCTATGCCTAA